Genomic window (Akkermansiaceae bacterium):
CCGTTCTTCGCCTTGATGATCGGCTGCTTGAAGGTCGCCGCCGCGACACCACCGACGTGGAACGTCCGCATGGTGAGCTGCGTGCCGGGCTCGCCGATCGACTGGGCGGCGATGATGCCGACCGCCTCACCGATCTTGACCGGAAGGCCGGTCGCGAGGTTGAGGCCGTAGCAGTTCGCGCAGCAACCACGGTCGCTTTCGCAGGTGAGGACGGAACGGATCTTCAGCTTGAGGACACCGATGCGCTCCATGGCGTTCGCCTGGTTCTCATTGATGACATCATCCACGCTGACGATGACGTCGCCGGTGATCGGGTCCTTGATCTGCTCACAGGACACACGGCCATAGACGCGGGTGGCGAGGGATGCGGCCTCCTCGTCGCCGTCATAGATGGCGGCCACGGAGATACCGTTGACGGTACCGCAATCCTGCTGGGTGATGATGACGTCCTGGGCCACATCGACGAGCTTCCGGGTCATGTATCCGGAGTCCGCGGTCTTGAGCGCGGTGTCGGACAGACCCTTCCGCGCACCGTGGGTCGAGATGAAGTACTCGAGCACGGACAGACCTTCGCGGAAGTTCGAAATGATCGGGCGTTCGATGATCTCGCCGGATGGCTTGGCCATCAGACCGCGCATGCCACCGAGCTGCTTGATCTGGGATTTGTTACCCCGTGCGCCGGAGTCCACCATCATGAAGAGCGGGGACGCGGTGTTCTTGCCTTCGTTGAACTCGATCTTGCGGTAGAGCGCGTTGGCGATGGTGTCGGTCGCCTGGGTCCAGACGTCGACGACCTTCTGGTAGCGCTCGCCGTCGGTGATGACACCGTTGCGGTACTGCTTGGTGACCTTCTCGACTTCCTCGTAGGCCTTGGCGATGACTTCCGGCTTCTCCTCGGGGATGAGCATGTCAACGATACCGATGGAGATACCGGAGCGCATGGCTTCCATGAATCCAAGTGCCTTGAGCTTGTCGAGGACCTCGACGGTCTTCTTCTTGCCGGACACCTGGGTGCAGCGCCAGATGATGTCACCGATCTGCTTCTTGCCGACGGTCTTGTTGTAGAAGCCCAGCTCGGACGGCCAGATTTCGTTGAAACGGACGCGGCCCGGAGTGGTTTCGAGGATGCGCAGCTCGCTGTCGCCGTAGGTGGTCTTCTTGCCGAAGTCCTGATTCCGGATGCGGATCCAGGAGTGGTAGGAGATCTTGCGGGAAGCGATGGCGAACTCGACCTCGGAGGAGTTTTCGAACAACGGGAGGTGTTCCTGCTTCTCACGGTCCACCTGGGTGCGGACGCCTGCCCAGGTGAGGTAGTAGGTGCCGAGAATGATGTCCTGGGAAGGAACGGTGATCGGACGGCCGGACGCCGGGGAGAAGATGTTGTTCGGCGCGAGCATGAGCTGGCGCGCTTCCATCTGGGCTTCCACGGAGAGCGGGACGTGCACGGCCATCTGGTCACCATCGAAGTCCGCGTTGTAGGCGGTACAAACGAGCGGGTGGACGCGGATGGCCTCACCTTCGATGAGCTTCGGCTCGAACGCCTGGATCGACAGGCGGTGGAGGGTCGGCGCGCGGTTCAGGAGGATCGGGTGACCCTTGGTGACTTCCGCGAGGATGTCCCACACTTCGGTCGTCTTGCGGTCGATCATCTTTTTGGCCGAGCGGACGGTGTGGCAGTAGCCCAGCTCCTTCAGGCGGCGGATGATGAACGGCTCGAACAAGGTCAGCGCCATCTTCTTCGGAAGACCGCACTGGCCGAGCTTGAGGTCCGGACCGATGACGATGACGGAACGGCCGGAGTAGTCCACCCGCTTGCCGAGAAGGTTCTGGCGGAAACGGCCACCCTTGCCCTTGAGCATGTCGCTGAGGGACTTGAGCGGACGGTTGCCGGCGCCGGTGACGGCACGGCCGTGGCGGCCGTTGTCGAAGAGGGCGTCAACGGCCTCCTGGAGCATCCGCTTCTCGTTCCGGATGATGACTTCCGGGGTCTTGAGGAGCAGGAGGTTCTTGAGACGGTTGTTCCGGTTGATGACGCGGCGGTAGAGGTCGTTCAGGTCGGAGGTGGCGAAACGGCCGCCTTCCAGAGGAACCAGCGGACGGAGGTCCGGCGGGATCACGGGGAGAACGGTCTGGATCATCCACTCCGGGCGCGACTTGGACTTGGCGAAGCCCTGGGTGATCTTGAGGCGCTTGCTGAGCTTCTTCTTGTTCTGCTTGGAGCGGGTGGTGGCCAGCTCGCCTTCCAGCACGACGGCCAGTTCGGCGAGGTCCAGTTGCTTGAGCAGGTCCTGGACGGCTTCGGCACCCATGCCGGCGCGGAAAGATCCGTCACCGTAGGTGTCCTCCGCTTCGCGCAGCTCGGTCTCGGTGAGGAGCTGGCCGACTTCGAGGGCGGTGTTGCCGGCCTCGGTCACGACGTAGTCCTCATAGTAGATCACGCGCTCCAGCTGGCGGGCGCTCATGTCGAGCATGAGGCCGATGCGGGATGGCATGCACTTGTAGAACCAGATGTGGGAAACCGGCACGGCAAGCTCGATGTGGCCCATGCGCTCGCGGCGCACGCGGCTGAGGGTCACCTCGACGCCGCAGCGGTCACAGACGACGCCCTTGTGCTTGATGCGCTTGTATTTTCCGCAGGCGCACTCCCAGTCGCGGGTGGGTCCGAAGATCCGCTC
Coding sequences:
- the rpoC gene encoding DNA-directed RNA polymerase subunit beta' → MSVDNNLRELFGVDERPEAFDQVSITVASPDVIRSWSKGEVKNPETINYRTFKPEKGGLFCERIFGPTRDWECACGKYKRIKHKGVVCDRCGVEVTLSRVRRERMGHIELAVPVSHIWFYKCMPSRIGLMLDMSARQLERVIYYEDYVVTEAGNTALEVGQLLTETELREAEDTYGDGSFRAGMGAEAVQDLLKQLDLAELAVVLEGELATTRSKQNKKKLSKRLKITQGFAKSKSRPEWMIQTVLPVIPPDLRPLVPLEGGRFATSDLNDLYRRVINRNNRLKNLLLLKTPEVIIRNEKRMLQEAVDALFDNGRHGRAVTGAGNRPLKSLSDMLKGKGGRFRQNLLGKRVDYSGRSVIVIGPDLKLGQCGLPKKMALTLFEPFIIRRLKELGYCHTVRSAKKMIDRKTTEVWDILAEVTKGHPILLNRAPTLHRLSIQAFEPKLIEGEAIRVHPLVCTAYNADFDGDQMAVHVPLSVEAQMEARQLMLAPNNIFSPASGRPITVPSQDIILGTYYLTWAGVRTQVDREKQEHLPLFENSSEVEFAIASRKISYHSWIRIRNQDFGKKTTYGDSELRILETTPGRVRFNEIWPSELGFYNKTVGKKQIGDIIWRCTQVSGKKKTVEVLDKLKALGFMEAMRSGISIGIVDMLIPEEKPEVIAKAYEEVEKVTKQYRNGVITDGERYQKVVDVWTQATDTIANALYRKIEFNEGKNTASPLFMMVDSGARGNKSQIKQLGGMRGLMAKPSGEIIERPIISNFREGLSVLEYFISTHGARKGLSDTALKTADSGYMTRKLVDVAQDVIITQQDCGTVNGISVAAIYDGDEEAASLATRVYGRVSCEQIKDPITGDVIVSVDDVINENQANAMERIGVLKLKIRSVLTCESDRGCCANCYGLNLATGLPVKIGEAVGIIAAQSIGEPGTQLTMRTFHVGGVAAATFKQPIIKAKNGGRLVYKDLRTVQSADGTWVVLNKNGSISIRDKGGLELESHNIVIGSIISTKDGEEVKKGDTVVTWDPYNVPILTEKGGRVEFRDMISGITVASETDKETGKKGMVVTEHKEDLHPQVVIFDEKTKEIRASYSIPVGAHLSVKEGDVVTGGTQLAKTPRKVARTKDITGGLPRVAELFEARKPKDACVIAKIEGEVSFGGNVRGKKKVIVTDSQTGEQIDHLVPMGKHIVVTDGDVVKRGDQITEGPVSPEDLLEACGAQELQEHLVNEVQSVYRVQGVEINDKHIEVIIRQMLRKVKITDPGDAEDMDGSGWLWGDQVDRTAFKRENARILAQGGKPAEGEPVLLGITKASLETDSFISAASFQDTTRVLTEAATLGRVDYLTGFKENVIMGHLIPAGTGFDTHRDSEFEFTVEEPEPIVEEAESFDDDEDAASA